In the genome of Pseudoliparis swirei isolate HS2019 ecotype Mariana Trench chromosome 3, NWPU_hadal_v1, whole genome shotgun sequence, one region contains:
- the msna gene encoding moesin a isoform X1 encodes MPKTISVRVTTMDAELEFAIQPNTTGKQLFDQVVKTIGLREVWYFGLQYQDTKGFSTWLKLNKKVTAQDVRKESPLLFKFRAKFFPEDVTEELIQDATQRLFFLQVKEGILNDDIYCPPETAVLLASYAVQAKYADYNKEVHTPGYLASEQLLPQRVLDQHKLNKDQWEERIQVWHEEHKSMMREESMMEYLKIAQDLEMYGVNYFNIKNKKGTELFLGVDALGLNIYEQNDKMTPKIGFPWSEIRNISFNDKKFVIKPIDKKAPDFVFYAPRLRINKRILALCMGNHELYMRRRKPDTIEVQQMKAQAREEKNHKKMEKALLENEKRRRELAEKEKEKIEKEKEELMERLKQIEEQTKKAQQELEEQTQRSLELELERKTAQEEAGRLEADLKGAEDAKVALLQQSENQMKNQEHLATELADLTSKISILEDAKKKKEEEAVEWQEKATTVQEDLEKTKEELRNKVMVAPVQEPLNAENEHDENDESSAEASAEFGVASTYKDRSEEDRMTEAGKNERLQKHLLALSSELAVARDESKKTANDMIHAENMKAGRDKYKTLRQIRSGNTKQRIDEFECM; translated from the exons ATGCCGAAGACG ATTAGTGTCAGAGTCACCACAATGGATGCTGAACTGGAATTTGCCATTCAGCCAAacacaacaggaaagcaacTCTTTGACCAG GTTGTTAAGACCATCGGGCTGCGAGAGGTTTGGTACTTTGGACTCCAATACCAGGATACCAAGGGCTTCTCTACATGGCTCAAGCTCAACAAGAAG GTGACCGCACAGGATgtgaggaaggaaagcccgctgCTGTTTAAGTTCCGCGCCAAGTTTTTCCCTGAGGATGTGACTGAGGAGTTAATCCAGGACGCCACGCAGCGGCTGTTCTTCCTGCAGGTGAAGGAGGGAATCTTAAACGACGACATCTACTGCCCTCCAGAGACGGCTGTCCTCCTGGCCTCCTACGCAGTGCAGGCCAAGTATGCTGACTACAACAAAGAAGTCCACACGCCGGGCTATCTGGCCAGTGAACAgctgctgcctcagag agTTCTGGACCAGCACAAACTCAACAAGGACCAGTGGGAGGAAAGGATTCAAGTGTGGCACGAAGAACACAAGAGCATGATGAG agaggagtccatGATGGAGTATCTGAAGATCGCTCAAGATCTAGAGATGTACGGAGTCAATTACTTCAACATCAAGAATAAGAAAGGAACAGAACTGTTTCTGGGAGTGGACGCTTTGGGGCTCAACATCTATGAACAAAATGACAA AATGACCCCCAAAATTGGATTTCCTTGGAGTGAAATAAGGAACATTTCCTTTAATGACAAGAAGTTTGTCATCAAACCAATTGACAAGAAAGCGCCT GACTTCGTATTCTATGCGCCAAGACTCCGCATCAACAAGCGCATTCTGGCTCTCTGCATGGGCAACCATGAGCTGTACATGCGCCGCCGCAAGCCTGACACCATCGAGGTGCAGCAGATGAAGGCTCAGGCTCGGGAGGAGAAGAATCACAAGAAGATGGAGAA AGCTCTTCTGGAGAacgagaagaggagacgagagctcgccgaaaaggaaaaggaaaagatcgaaaaggaaaaggaggagtTAATGGAGAGGTTAAAGCAGATCGAGGAGCAGACGAAAAAAGCCCAACAAG agctGGAGGAGCAAACGCAGAGGTCTCTGGAGTtggagctggagaggaagaCGGCTCAGGAGGAGGCTGGACGTCTGGAGGCTGATCTGAAGGGCGCTGAGGACGCCAAGGTGGCGCTGCTGCagcagtcagagaaccagatgAAGAACCAAGAACACCTG GCGACAGAGTTGGCTGATCTGACTTCCAAGATTTCCATCCTGGAAGAtgccaagaaaaagaaggaagaggaggccgtGGAGTGGCAAGAGAAG GCCACCACGGTGcaggaggacctggagaagACCAAAGAGGAGCTCAGGAACAAGGTGATGGTGGCTCCCGTCCAGGAGCCGCTCAACGCGGAGAACGAGCACGACGAGAACGACGAGAGCAGCGCCGAGGCCAGCGCCGAGTTCGGAGTCGCCAGCACGTACAAGGACCGCAGCGAAGAGGACCGCATGACCGAGGCCGGGAAGAACGAGCGCTTGCAGAAACATCTACTC GCTTTGAGCTCCGAGCTGGCCGTCGCTCGGGACGAGAGCAAGAAAACGGCGAACGACATGATCCACGCAGAGAACATGAAGGCGGGACGAGACAAGTACAAGACCCTCCGACAGATCCGGTCAGGAAACACCAAACAGCGCATTGACGAGTTCGAGTGCATGTGA
- the msna gene encoding moesin a isoform X2 gives MLNWNLPFSQTQQESNSLTRVLDQHKLNKDQWEERIQVWHEEHKSMMREESMMEYLKIAQDLEMYGVNYFNIKNKKGTELFLGVDALGLNIYEQNDKMTPKIGFPWSEIRNISFNDKKFVIKPIDKKAPDFVFYAPRLRINKRILALCMGNHELYMRRRKPDTIEVQQMKAQAREEKNHKKMEKALLENEKRRRELAEKEKEKIEKEKEELMERLKQIEEQTKKAQQELEEQTQRSLELELERKTAQEEAGRLEADLKGAEDAKVALLQQSENQMKNQEHLATELADLTSKISILEDAKKKKEEEAVEWQEKATTVQEDLEKTKEELRNKVMVAPVQEPLNAENEHDENDESSAEASAEFGVASTYKDRSEEDRMTEAGKNERLQKHLLALSSELAVARDESKKTANDMIHAENMKAGRDKYKTLRQIRSGNTKQRIDEFECM, from the exons ATGCTGAACTGGAATTTGCCATTCAGCCAAacacaacaggaaagcaacTCTTTGACCAG agTTCTGGACCAGCACAAACTCAACAAGGACCAGTGGGAGGAAAGGATTCAAGTGTGGCACGAAGAACACAAGAGCATGATGAG agaggagtccatGATGGAGTATCTGAAGATCGCTCAAGATCTAGAGATGTACGGAGTCAATTACTTCAACATCAAGAATAAGAAAGGAACAGAACTGTTTCTGGGAGTGGACGCTTTGGGGCTCAACATCTATGAACAAAATGACAA AATGACCCCCAAAATTGGATTTCCTTGGAGTGAAATAAGGAACATTTCCTTTAATGACAAGAAGTTTGTCATCAAACCAATTGACAAGAAAGCGCCT GACTTCGTATTCTATGCGCCAAGACTCCGCATCAACAAGCGCATTCTGGCTCTCTGCATGGGCAACCATGAGCTGTACATGCGCCGCCGCAAGCCTGACACCATCGAGGTGCAGCAGATGAAGGCTCAGGCTCGGGAGGAGAAGAATCACAAGAAGATGGAGAA AGCTCTTCTGGAGAacgagaagaggagacgagagctcgccgaaaaggaaaaggaaaagatcgaaaaggaaaaggaggagtTAATGGAGAGGTTAAAGCAGATCGAGGAGCAGACGAAAAAAGCCCAACAAG agctGGAGGAGCAAACGCAGAGGTCTCTGGAGTtggagctggagaggaagaCGGCTCAGGAGGAGGCTGGACGTCTGGAGGCTGATCTGAAGGGCGCTGAGGACGCCAAGGTGGCGCTGCTGCagcagtcagagaaccagatgAAGAACCAAGAACACCTG GCGACAGAGTTGGCTGATCTGACTTCCAAGATTTCCATCCTGGAAGAtgccaagaaaaagaaggaagaggaggccgtGGAGTGGCAAGAGAAG GCCACCACGGTGcaggaggacctggagaagACCAAAGAGGAGCTCAGGAACAAGGTGATGGTGGCTCCCGTCCAGGAGCCGCTCAACGCGGAGAACGAGCACGACGAGAACGACGAGAGCAGCGCCGAGGCCAGCGCCGAGTTCGGAGTCGCCAGCACGTACAAGGACCGCAGCGAAGAGGACCGCATGACCGAGGCCGGGAAGAACGAGCGCTTGCAGAAACATCTACTC GCTTTGAGCTCCGAGCTGGCCGTCGCTCGGGACGAGAGCAAGAAAACGGCGAACGACATGATCCACGCAGAGAACATGAAGGCGGGACGAGACAAGTACAAGACCCTCCGACAGATCCGGTCAGGAAACACCAAACAGCGCATTGACGAGTTCGAGTGCATGTGA
- the LOC130191696 gene encoding LOW QUALITY PROTEIN: N-acetyllactosaminide beta-1,3-N-acetylglucosaminyltransferase 3-like (The sequence of the model RefSeq protein was modified relative to this genomic sequence to represent the inferred CDS: inserted 1 base in 1 codon; substituted 1 base at 1 genomic stop codon), with amino-acid sequence MAIKQRSKSAGFEEVRLDNVLEPEQREYNDILQWDVNDRNLALKPILFLQWKERNCSLNGDNDVFANKINMVDYFQSLENNTGNGPLFIGHLIWDAGPIREPHNKNYNPVQAQESNXIPPPTAVVHFLLSSHTALVIFNMSQFITILPIDDVYMALXLGPYSHMGVKNEGLNIPFRNVGKYNPCYYRDVLLVHRFLPAELYCMWHQGNDPNLECIDTF; translated from the exons ATGGCAATCAAACAAAGATCCAAGAGTGCTGGTTTTGAGGAAGTGAGACTGGACAACGTCCTCGAGCCGGAGCAACGCGAGTACAATGACATCCTGCAGTGGGACGTCAACGACCGCAACCTCGCTCTGAAGCCGATACTCTTCCTGCAATGGAAGGAAAGAAACTGTTCACTAAATGGTGACAATGACGTCTTTGCCAACAAAATCAACATGGTTGACTATTTCCAAAGCCTCGAGAACAATACAGGAAACGGGCCCCTCTTTATCGGCCACCTGATTTGGGATGCGGGGCCCATTAGAGAGCCTCATAATAAGAACTATAATCCAGTTCAGGCGCAGGAGTCAA TCATACCCCCTCCTACTGCGGTGGTTCACTTCCTCTTGTCCAGCCACACAGCGTTGGTCATATTCAATATGTCCCAGTTCATCACCATTCTTCCCATTGATGATGTTTACATGGCACTATGACTCGGTCCTTATTCCCATATGGGGGTGAAGAATGAAGGACTGAATATTCCTTTCAGAAATGTGGGTAAATATAACCCCTGCTATTATCGAgatgttctccttgttcacagGTTCCTTCCAGCTGAGCTGTATTGCATGTGGCACCAAGGGAATGATCCCAATCTGGAATGCATTGACACATTCTGA